In the genome of Microcoleus vaginatus PCC 9802, the window AACTGCCGTCCATCTTGAATCAGGTCAAAATAAGCACCATCTTCAGGGGACTGTTTAAGTTCCAGGTAATCAAAACTATACACGTTCAAATAAAGCGCATGGTTGGCAATCAGGGTAGAACGGTCGGGGTTGGCGAAGACTTCGAGTACATAACCTTCCCCTTCGCTATAAATCTGGCCATCCTGTATGTGAAGGTAGCGAACACGTCCTAAATCAAACAGCAATCTTTTGATATCGCGTTTGTTGACGACAATCCCTGTATCGATGATGCAAGGAGCAACTACCCTGTTATTCAATTGATCGTGACTCATGTAGTAAAAGCCTCTGTTGTAGTATTGTCCCGTCTTGAAAATCAGGGAGTTAGTTAGAATTCTTGGCAAGGGAAACACGGATCTTGAGTATAGTCATTTTAGATAGGGAGCTTTGGGATCGCTGCCGACAGAGGTTTTCCGGGGAAAAGAGCGGGCGACAGGAGGAATGCTCGATCCAAAAAACTAGGGTGTTACAGTCCAATTCTGGCACACGCTAATCGATTGACAACTGCATACCAGATGAAAAATTTTCTATCTTATGGTGCATGATAAATGGGTTCGCTCTACGATCGAGTTTTTCCGGAATCAAGGCGCTGCCATCGCAGCGGCAGTCGCTTTTTATACTTGTTTGCCGGTACCAGTGTCTTGGACTTTGGAGTTTCGGGGCATTGCCCGCTTGGCACCGGCGATCGGGCTTTTGATTGGGGGGATGCTGGGACTGGGGGATGTTGGGTTGCAGTTGTTGGGAATGCCTGATCTGACTCGATCGGCCTTGGTGGTAGTCTTGGGCATCGCCGTGACTGGCGGGCTGCACCTAGACGGCGCAATGGACGCGGCGGACGGGCTGGCTGTACCCGACCCGGTACGCAGGCTGGAAGTCATGCGGGACAGCGTTACAGGAGCCTTTGGGGCGATGGCTGCGATCGCGATCGTACTGCTGAAAACTGCCGCTCTCTCGGACTTGAATAACTATCGGTGGCTGGCTTTGATGGGTGTCGCGGGTTGGGGAAGGTGGGCCCAACTGGTGGCGATCGCCCGCTATCCATATCTGCGGGCCGAGGGTAAGGGAGCTTTTCACAAGGAATCTATTTATTCTCCTTTTGATTTTATCCCAGGAGTGCTGTTGCTGCTTAGTCTGAGCGTGGTGCAAGTTGTCTTGGAGGGCGATCGGTGGCTGTTGGCGGTGGGGATGGCGTTGGGGGGAAGTGCGATCGGGATTTTTGCCGGAGCCTGGTTTAACCACCGTTTGGGCGGCCACACGGGCGATACTTACGGTGCCGTAGTCGAGTGGACGGAGGCTTTATTGCTGTGTCTTTTGGCAGCTTTGGAAGGGTGAAGATGCAACGCTTGCGCTTTTTGTGGCAGAGTGTCGTATCCAGTCACTGCGCCCCCGAATCAGTCGCTTGCGAAGCTACTCTAAGTGCGATCGGTCATACTCTCGAAAGTTTATCGCACCTGCTGCACCCTGAGCACAGGATTTACCGTATTAAGCTACAAAAACCGCATTTTTTCACCTATATTCTCACTGTAGTGGCATATTTTGGTTTAAAAAAACGGTTTCCAATGAATGGAAAATGCAACTGCCAATTTTCCATTCATTCTCAATTTTTACGCTTTCGGTTCAACCCAAATTGTCATCCCCTCAACCCTCAAACCTTTGCCGCGAGTGCCGCAATATTGACCGTTAGCAGTAACAGGAGTATCGCCCACATTCTGGATGTGAGCCGTATAAAATACGTCGTATTTATCAGCTTGCGGCCCTGTCAGGCGGGCGGCAAATCCCTCAATGCGCTTGGCTTTGCCCCGGAAACCGGCCAACTCCCCTTCGGAGATCCAAGCAGTATCGCCAACTCCTTCAACGTGAGCCATGTACTGCAAGTTTAAACCGGCAACGGGAGGCTCTATTTTAATTTGAAATCCTTCCACGCGGCGGCCTTGAGCTTTAGTACCCGCATATTCTCGATCGCTAAAAGTTCGATCGCCAATTCCTTGAATATGCGCCAACACTTTTAAACCCACAGGCGCCACTGTTTGGGAACTCGCAGACTGCGCGATCCAAACTTTGATACCCTCTATTCTCAAAGCTTTGCCGCGAGTGCCACAATATTCGCCGTTGGAGGACACGTCGGTGTCGCCGATATTCTGAATGTGAGCGCTATAAAATACGTCGTACTTATCAGCTTGCGGCCCGCTCAACCGCACCGCAAATCCCTCAATTCGTTTCGCTTGACCCCGAAAACCTGCCAATTCTCCTTCGCTGATCCAAGGAGTATCGCCCACACCTTCGACGTGAGCCATGTACTCGACATTTAAACCGGGAATTGGGGGATCGATATTAATTTGAAATCCTTCGACACGGCGCCCTTGAGCTTTAGTACCCGCGTATTCTTGAGCACCGAAAGTTCGATCGCCAATCCCCTGAATGTGCACCAAAACTTTGATTCCCAAACCGCCCTCTACGGCCACCGCTGGTTGAATGTTCCGGGGTGCCCCAAAAACAATGTTCCCAGAACCGGTTGTCGGGAGAGACTTAGGTACTTCCACGCTGGGAACAATAATTACCTCGTGCATGGGGGCAGAAGGTGCGGGGGATTCCAAAATCTGGATCTGTGGCGCAACTGTAACTTGTTTCGGCGCCACATTTCCTGACGGGATGACAATCACTTCTGGCAAAGGTTCGGCGCTGATTTTTTGTTCTGGCGCTGCTTTAAATGCGGGTTCGACTTTTGCAGGTGCTGCTTTTACCATCTCAGCAATGGTTAATTTGCCTCTGGAAATGGCTACGGCTATTTGTTTGCCAAAAGCGGCGCTGACTGTTTCTTCGAGAATGACCCACTGTTCGTCATCTAATTTGTCTTGCTGTTCCACCAGGGCGAGCACTGCTGAAACTGGGTGTTTGCCGCTGACTAAGGATTCTGCGTCAGAATGCAGTTGAGTTGGGGTTGATTCGGAAATCGCGCGTTGCAGTTCGCGGGCTCTGGCATGAACTGATTGTAAGGGTGCGAAGTCGCTTTGTTCGCGGTGGGCGATCGCCAATACTCGATCGATCACTTTCAATGCTGCATCGCGAATTTCTGCTTTACCTTCAGAAGCTGCTGCTGTCTGAACTAAGTTTTGAATCTCTTTGAGGGAAGCAATTTCCCCCGGCGCGATCGCGGATTTGTTGAGTTCGAGAGCTTGTTTTTGGACTGCAGCAAAGTTGCGGCTGTAGGCTGCTACTTCCTGCAGCAAGCTGTCAGAGGGAGGAAGGCCGGAGTCTTGCAGTTGTTTTGCTGCTTGAGACAGGCGATCGGCCAAATTAGCATAAGTTTCCGATAGTCGGGCTATTTGTTGTAGCAAATCTTTATGAGCTAGTTCCATATGTCTTGCCGTAAATATTTAACTTGCTGATTATAGACGTTGAGCGTCTTCTGAAGGTAGAAGGCAGTAGTCATTAGTCATTAGTCCCAGGGAAAAAGAAAAATGCTCCCCCTCTCCGACTCCTCCACTCGGACACTCTCCGACTCCCCCACCCAGACACCCGGACACTCTCCGACTCTCCACTCTCCGACTCCTCCTCTGGCATCCCCTGGGTGATCGCCGTCACAACCGTGCAAATACTTAGTCACACTCTGGGACTCCGGCTGTCACGAGTGACCCGTAACAATGTCACACCTATCGAGCAATAGCCGTCACTGCTGATTCTGTGAAAACAGTTGATACTGAGGCTTGAACCA includes:
- a CDS encoding adenosylcobinamide-GDP ribazoletransferase, which encodes MVHDKWVRSTIEFFRNQGAAIAAAVAFYTCLPVPVSWTLEFRGIARLAPAIGLLIGGMLGLGDVGLQLLGMPDLTRSALVVVLGIAVTGGLHLDGAMDAADGLAVPDPVRRLEVMRDSVTGAFGAMAAIAIVLLKTAALSDLNNYRWLALMGVAGWGRWAQLVAIARYPYLRAEGKGAFHKESIYSPFDFIPGVLLLLSLSVVQVVLEGDRWLLAVGMALGGSAIGIFAGAWFNHRLGGHTGDTYGAVVEWTEALLLCLLAALEG